DNA from bacterium:
AGAGCGTCCTGGTCGGGGCGATCGGGCTGGCCCTGGGGGAACGGGCCAAAGCCGACGCCGTGCGGAGCGGGGCCAAGGCCGCCGAGGTGCAGGCCATCTTCCGCGACGTGAGGCTGCCCGAGGAATTGGCGGAGGAGCTCGGAATCGAGCCGGCGCAGGAGGAGCTCATCATCCGCCGCCGGGTGGACGCCGGGGGGCGTTCGCGCTGCTGGCTCGGCGGGAACCTCGTCCCCGTCTCCACCCTCACCGCCGTGGGCGACCTTTTGGTGGACCTCCACGGCCAGCACGAACACCAGACCCTCCTCCAGGCCCAGGCCCAGCTGGAGCTCCTCGACGCCTTCGACGACCTGGTCGAGCTGCGTGGGAAGGTCACCCGCGGTTTCGAGGCGGTGCGTGCGGCCGAGGCGGCGCTGGCCGAGCTGGAGGAATCGGCCGCGGCCGATGAAAGACAGCTCGAGCTCTGGCGCCATGAGATAAAGGAGATAGACGACGCCCACCCGGACCCGGGCGAGGAGGAGTCGCTCCTAGGGGAGAGGCAGCGTCTGCGGGCCGTGGTCGAGCTCTCCCGGCTGTCCCAGGGCGCGCTGCAACTCCTGGGCGAGGGGGAGTCCTCGGCCCTGGACGGCGTCGAAGCCGCGCGCGGCACCCTCAAGGAGCTGGTCAAGCTGGACCCCGAACAGGGTCCCATCGAGGAGGAGCTGACCCAGCTCCGCTTCAGCCTGGTGGACTTCGTCGAGAGGCTCCGGGTGTACGGCGAGAGGCTCGAGGCCGATCCGGCGAGGCTGGAGGAGATAGAGACCCGCCTGGCACTCCTCGAGCACCTCAAGCGGAAGTTCGGGCCGACCGTGGCCGGGGTGCTCGAGTACCGGGAATGGGCAGCGCGGAGGCTCTCCGACCACGAGGACCGCGGCGCCGCAATGGCCCAGCGCAGGAAGGTTCTCGAAGAGGCCCGGGAGGAGTACCTCTGGTCGGCGAGGGAGATTTCCCAAAAACGGCGGGAAGCGGTGACTCGGCTGGTGCCGCGGGTCAACCAGATTTTAAAGCGCCTCGGCTTCCCCGAGGATTCGTTCGCCGTCGAGATCGAAAACCGACCGGGCGACGACGGCTGGTCCGGCGCGCGGGCGACATCCACCGGTCTCGACGCCGTGGAGTACCAGCTCGCCGCCAACCCCGGCGAACCGCCGCGCCCCCTGGCCAAGGTGGCCTCGGGCGGCGAAATATCCCGCGTGATGCTGGCCTTGAAGGGGGTCACCGGCGAGCGCTACGGCGTCCCCACCATGGTCTTCGACGAGGTGGACGCCGGCATCGGGGGACACATCGCCGGGGTGGTGGCCGAGCTCCTCCGTGACCTGGGGCGCACCCGGCAGGTCGTCGTCATAACCCACCTGCCCCAGATTGCGGCCAACACCGACGCCCACTACCGCGTGAAGAAGGACTCCGCCGAGGGCCGAACCTTCACCGACATCGAGCGGCTGGAGGGCGAGGAGCGGGTGGTGGAGCTGTCGGCCATGCTGGGGGGCGGGGAGAGCGCCGTGGAGCACGCCCGGGAGCTGCTGAAAAGGTAGTCTAGGCCGCAACTAAGAAAGATGGCCCGGTCCCGGGGGCCGGTTTTTTTAGCCTCAGTCGTATCAGCCTGAAACATCAGGGCTTGGAGAATGGTAATTCCGATAGACTCCCGGCAATAAAACAGAGCGATGAACCCGGAGATGCCGTCCAACTCACGGTCAACGGTTCACCGTGGCGGTCTAACCCGATCTACGGGCGTTGGTCCCAACACCCCGCCGTCCCCTAAATGTAACCTGCCTGACTGCATGGTCAACGACACCCAAGACAACGGCTACGCACAGCCGCTGGGGGTGGGTTGAATAAAACGCCGGCCCAAGCTACTCGACCCCTCCAGAAAATCGGC
Protein-coding regions in this window:
- the recN gene encoding DNA repair protein RecN; this encodes TETGRMLSYLAVRDLATISNLEVELDRGLCAITGATGAGKSVLVGAIGLALGERAKADAVRSGAKAAEVQAIFRDVRLPEELAEELGIEPAQEELIIRRRVDAGGRSRCWLGGNLVPVSTLTAVGDLLVDLHGQHEHQTLLQAQAQLELLDAFDDLVELRGKVTRGFEAVRAAEAALAELEESAAADERQLELWRHEIKEIDDAHPDPGEEESLLGERQRLRAVVELSRLSQGALQLLGEGESSALDGVEAARGTLKELVKLDPEQGPIEEELTQLRFSLVDFVERLRVYGERLEADPARLEEIETRLALLEHLKRKFGPTVAGVLEYREWAARRLSDHEDRGAAMAQRRKVLEEAREEYLWSAREISQKRREAVTRLVPRVNQILKRLGFPEDSFAVEIENRPGDDGWSGARATSTGLDAVEYQLAANPGEPPRPLAKVASGGEISRVMLALKGVTGERYGVPTMVFDEVDAGIGGHIAGVVAELLRDLGRTRQVVVITHLPQIAANTDAHYRVKKDSAEGRTFTDIERLEGEERVVELSAMLGGGESAVEHARELLKR